The sequence CCGCGTCTTGTCTAATAATTCAAATTCGTGTGACGGGCCGCTTTAGTTCGTTGAGTAAGACATATTCGACATGGCAAATGATCAAAGATGACAGTAGAAGAATTTAAGCAAAGGTTATCTTGGAACAAGGGTCCTGACCGACAGTTTGGCAACTGGCAAATCATTGATATTCATCATATACTAGTACCATTGCTCGATCAGCAAGAAGTAGATTTCTATTGTTGGAATCAGCAAGATGTCTATCTCTTACGACTTCGTAACCGACCGCAAGAGGGTTTCTTTATTGTTCAACCAACAAAGGCTTGGGAAACACTGACCTATTTAATTGCTGAGCGACCTATTAGTGTTATTGATGATTCGTTTATAGAAAGCACGTTAGCTCGTTTCGATTTGCCCAAAAAAGTTTAGTTTCCAATCCCATATTACGACGGACAGGCAACATTTGGGTACGCCACGTATTGCAGCTCAACCAAGCATGTGTGAAAAGGTACTGGGTACGTCCGTTTGTTCTAGCGTCTCATCCACAATCAACACTTGTGAGCGTTGGGCAGAGTAACCAATCTATAAGCTTACTAATCAATTAAACCTTTTATCCCAACGTGCATCTATTGAGCAACCTGTTTACATTAACGTACCTAAATGCTCAATATGTATGAAATCAGTACTACCTGCGCTGGCGGCGTTGCTATTGCTAGCTGGCTGTGCCCCGAGCACATCGCAACTCATCACGCTCAGCAGCAATAACCTGACGGCCTCGCCCAAACAGGGGTTCGTGTATGACAACGATACCCTGCGCCTGAGTTACCAGTTCTTCAGTGAACGTGGTACCATCCATTTCACCATCGAGAATAAACTGAACAAGCCGCTCTACGTCGACTGGAAACGATCGGCGTTTATCGTTGGGAAGGCGAAGCTGGATTACTGGCGCGACGAAGCCGAGGTAAACCTGACAGGAACGAGCAACGCGCTCGCCTACACGCGCTACTGGAACCGCAGTTATTTCGATGTTAACGGCACCATCCGCAAGGCCAACGCCGTTGATTACATCCCGCCGGGGACAAAGCTGGAACGTGATCAATTCGTTGTCGTTCCGGGTTCAGCGCTGGTCTTGCCAGGGCAGTTTTCAACCCAAAAAGTGGCCTCGACCAATCCCTACAAGTCCAAGCCCGTCGACGTGCAGGTTTACGAATACAACGCCCAGAATTCGCCGCTGTCGTTTCGGAATTACCTGACGCTGGCAGTTGACAAAGAGTTCAAGCAGGAGTTTGTGCTGGATAGCCAGTTCTGGGCATCGGGCGTGCAGGTGATGCCCTTCAAACAACTAACTGGCGGGCAGGAGCTACTAGGCACCGAGCAGTACACCGGCAATATGCTTCGCAACCTTCCTTATTACCGCGCCGATGGGTTCTTTCTGACTTACACGCCGGTTACGGGCTTGAGCAACGCGCCCAGGTAATGTTTTAATTGCAGTTGGTTAGGCTTTTTGTCATCCCGACGACAGGAGGGATCCTGGGTTGTCCTTGCTTGTGATTGAGACGCCTCGAGCTCCTTCCTATCGTCAGGATGACGAAAAAACCTTACGCCAAACCCAACTGCTGTTCGATCAGCAGAATGAAGAGGTGGATCACTTTGATGTGCACTTCCTGAATGCGGTCGGCAAAACCAAAATGCGGCACCCGCACTTCCACGTCGGCCTGCCCGGCGAGTTTGCCGCCGTCTTTGCCGGTTAGCAGTACCACCTTCATGCCTTTGGCGCGGGCCGCTTCTACCGCCCGGATGATGTTGCCCGAGTTGCCGCTCGTGCTCAGGCCCAGCAACACGTCGCCGGTCTGACCGAGGCCTTCCACAAATCGTGAAAACACCGATTCATAGCCGTAATCGTTGCCTACGCACGACATGTGGCTGGGGTCCGACACGGCAATGGCAGCCAATGAACGGCGTTCGCCCCGGTAGCGACCCGATAGCTCTTCGGCAAAATGCATGGCATCGCAGTGGGAACCGCCGTTGCCGCAGGAAATAATCTTATGCCCATCGCGCAGGGCGTCGGCCATCAGCCGCGCCGCCTGAGCAATAGCGTCGATATGGGCCGGATCGGCCAGAAAGGTATCCAGTACCGACCGGGCCTCGGTCAGTTCAGTCAGTATGATGTCGTGCATGGAAATGTCGTCTGACGGTTCGGATTCAACGTTTTGCGGTCCTGCCCATTGAAGCAACCTTAAACGTCAAACTCGACACGTCAAACCCGATTTAAAAAACCCAACTCCGATACGGGGCGTTCCAGCGGATGGCGACGTTGACGATCGACGTCTTGTACGTGTCGGGAATGTACTGGCTGTCCTGCATGCGGTTGAGGTAACGCCCTTCCAGAAACAGGTTGTGTTTCAGCATATAGGTAAGCCGCAGATCGGTGTAGGTCGTAATGGTTTTGCGGCCCTGCCCGATGAAATTATCGTAGTCGCGCAGCCGTTCTTCGTAGTCTTTCAGCACGTTGCCACCGTAGTTGCGGCCCGGAGGATCGGTGCCGTACATCATCAGCGAAAACGTGCCGTTGACCGACAGCCGTTTGTTCTGGTAGCGTAACGTACCCAGCCCTTCCATGAAGTTGGCCCCCAACGGCGACGCCATTGGCTGGTTGAAGTGGGCGTAGTTTGTCTGTCCCGATTTGTGCGCGTAGGTATACGGCCGGGCCATGTTGAACTCGCCCTGCAAGTCGAGGTTGGGAACGCCCAGCACGTCGATGTATTTCAGGCCGGCCTGCACCGCAATCTTGTTCGTCCACGACCCACGCGCCGCCCGGATCTCCTTGATCAGGAATTCGTCGAGCATCAGTTGGCTGTAGAAAAGCAGGTGCTGCGCCGCGTTCACCTTCAGGTCGAGCCCAACGAACGCATTGTCGGCACTACCCCGCGAGGCTTCCACGTAGCGATACAGGATAATCGGGTTCAGGTAATTAATGTCGAACCGATCGCGGCTGTACACTTCGGCCTCAAACAGACCCAGATTCACCCGGCGGCTGATATTGACGCTCAGGTGGTGCATGGTCGTGAATTTCTGGGGCAGCAACTCGATACCCGATAGCGTCACCTGTCCGTTCTGTAACTCGGTAAACAGGTTGGTGTACTGGAATCGCTTGCCAAAGCGGGTCGATAGCTTCAGGAAGAGGTAGGGCGCCGCGTTGTCGGACAGCAGCAGCGACCGAATGCCATTGCCGAAGAAATTACGGTCGTGGCCAAACTGAACATTGATGATTTTCAGCGTATTGAAGGTAATATACCCCCGCGCTTCGAGGAAATCGGCGGCGTTGTTGTTGAACAGCTTCACCACACCCTGCCCCGGCGATGACCCACCGCCAGCGGCCGTCAGCCGGTAGCTTTGGCCGTAATCCTGCACGTATTTGGGGTAATAGGCCTGATTATCGGCGAAGTACGAATAGAAGCCCAACTTGCCGCCGATGCTACCCCGCACCTCGATACCGCGCGTGTTGGTATAAAGCGGGTCAGTCAGCACCTGATCGCGGCCATAGCCGACGTATACAACGGGGTTGATGTGCAGGTCGTATTCTTTATTCTTGACGCTGTAGAAATCGCTTTTCTTTCGGTAAAAAAAGCCCAGAAGCGGCCGTTCGCTGTTGCCCGGCTCTTCGTAGCGGAGCACCACCGGCTGCGTGGCCGACGAATCGGTCGACTGCCCGAAAGCAACCGATACCCGCGGAAACTGCGCTTTTACGGGCTGCGGCGAGGCCCACTCCCAGCTGTCGTCGCGCAGGTAGTTGATGTTGAAGCGGTCGGTGGGTGACAGGCTAATTTCCTGATCGGGGTCATTTTCGAGCGTATCAACCAGTTGCATCACCGCCTGCCGGTTGTAGGGTTTTACGGTACTATGGTGCTGATCGGCCCACCGGCCCAGCCGAATTTCGTAGCGGTCGATGAGGTGGTAGTAGTCCTGATTAAGCGGGATGAAGGGGCTTTGCGCATAAACCAGCGAAAGGGGCAGCAAACAAAACAGGCTCAGCAAATAGCGCATACAGTAATGGGCAACGGTCGGTGGGTGCAAGGTCCCTTTTAGCCAAAATAAGTCGATTCCGTTGGCATTCCGACAATGAGCGGGCTAAATTACGCAAAGCCGATGGCAGTTTTCGGTCTACCGTTTGGCGTTGCGTTGCATATTAGCCTGCGGATTTGCCGGTTGGCACGACCTGACACCCCAAAACTCATTACCCTATGTTTGTTTTTGCCCAGCAGGCTTCCATTGCCAACCAATACATCGCCGAGCTCCGCGACTTGCGCCTTCAAGCTGATCGGGCGCGCTTTCGCCGGAACCTCGAACGGCTGGGTGAACTGACGGCCTACGAAATCTCCCGGACGATGGCCTACCAGAACGGTACGGTACAGACGCCGTTGGCCGTGGCGGAGTCGCAAACGTTGCTACAACAGCCGGTGCTGGCCACCATCATGCGGGCGGGGCTTCCCTTTCACCAGGGCTTTCTGAACGTGTTTGACCAAGCCGACAACGCCTTTGCGGGGGCTTATCGAACAGCGGCCCGCCGCCAGCCCGATACCGACGAACTGGACGAAAATGAGTTCGATATCGTGATGGAGTACATCAGCAGCCCTGATCTGAGCGGCCGCACGCTCATCCTGATCGACCCGATGCTGGCCACGGGGCGGTCGCTCGAGCAGGTGTATCACTCGCTGCTGCGCTACGGTATTCCGGCCCAAACGCACATTGCCGCCGCCATTGCCAGCCCCGAGGGCGTCAGGTACGTGCAAACCCAATTACCGCAGTGCCACCTCTGGCTGGGTGCCATCGACTCCCACCTCAACGCCCACTACTACATCGTGCCGGGCCTCGGCGACGCGGGCGATCTGGCGTTTGGCGGAAAAATCTGATCGCTGACGGATCGTCAGGTACGTTCCCGTCACCGGCTGACAATGAACTCGACCCGCTGGTTGGTCGCTCGGCCCTCGGGGGTGTCGTTCGGGGCGATCGGTTGCGCTTCGCCCTGTCCGTCGGTGGTAAGGCGGTCGGCCCGGATGGCAAACTGACTGACCAACGCCGCCCGCACTACATCGGCCCGCCGTTTGGCTAGCAATCGGTTGGCTTGTTCGTCGCCGTCTGAGTTGGTATGGCAAACGATCTGCACGTGCCGCTGTGGCGCCTGAGTTAGCCAGTCGGCTACTTCCTTCAACGATGCATAGGCGATCGGTTTAAGCGTGGCGTCACCGGGTTCGAACTGAATGCCACCGGCCGTGCATCGCCCCTCGGTGCGTAGGTGCTGTTGCATGGCCGGGTCGCCCACCGCAAAGCGCAGGTTGCCGAGGTAATAACTGTCTTCATCGCGGTGCATAGCGCCTATACCAAACACCAGCGAATTGTAGGGCACGCCCGGCTGGAAAGCCTCAGGTACGTCCCAGACCTTCTCTTCGTTGACATACACGCGTAATCGCTGCTGTTGCCGGCAAATCGAGACAGTCACGATGTTTCGGCCCAACGCCCAGAACGTACTGACGGGTTTCTCGCGGTGTAGCACCGGCTCACGATTGGCCCGGACCGTCAGCTCGCTCATGCCCTGCCGACCAGCGGCGTTCATGGGGTGCAGCAGCAACGTCACACCCCGGTCACCGCCCGCCATTGCCCCCCATTGGGTATACTCGTTGGCGGGGTTGGTCAGGGCGGCGAAGGTGACGTACAGGCCTGTGGAGTAAAAGCTAAAAGCATGGGAACAGGCCAGGTCAAATTGCAGGGTGAACTGATCGGGCAAGTCGGTGATGGCTTCCGGAGAAAACTGACCCGCCTTACCCAACGCCAGCCAATGCGCCGGATCGTCGTCTAGGGTCACGATTTCACCCATGCTGTTGGTACGCCAGCGTGCCGGAAATTCGCCGACGGGGGTTTGGGCGAAATCGTCGAGCAACCGCAGTTGTTTGGCCTGCACAAAATCGACCTGCTCGTACGTTTTAAACGCCGCGGGCACGCCCGTGTTGGGGTCGTAGGTGGGTGGTTTGACTGGCGCAGTGACCGTCGGCGCCAGCGAAGCCACCCCATTATCGGCCGCTACCGGAGCCAGATGAGGCGCTGTTTCGGTTACCCGGAGTTGACTGGTCTGATGAATAGGTCGGCTGGCTGGGGGCCGTCTATTAGCAGATGGTGGATCGCTTTTGGGCGACAGAGAAATACGTAGTTGTGCCTGCATCGTACCAGTGGTTACAACGCACAGCACTGCACCAACAAGAAACTTCATATAAGGCTGATTTCTAGCCAAATGTAAGTATCAGTACCGCTAGTAAGCTACCTGATTAAGGCAGCGGTCAGGCCGACCGTTCTGGTGGCTCTGCGTGCGTAGTTATGCCTGCTCCACGGGCGGCGATTCGATGGGCTTTTTCAGAAACCGCAGGGCCGCGACAAAACCCAGCGCGCTGAACAGCAGGTTGACGAGCGTGATGACAGCGTGCGAAAACGTAGCCCAGATGGTGCCGGTCAGGAGGGGCACCCCATACGCCAGCAGGCCCCGGCTCGCCAGGAAATGATAGGAGCCAATGTTGGCCTGAGTCGGGATGGTAAGGCTGCCCATTGACGTGAGCGCAAAGGTGGTCAGCGAGGCTGAAAGGGGTAGTTTGGCCGTGATGGGCAGGGCCCGAAACAGCGACGCCAGCACCACCAGCGATAGGGCATGGATGGTGCCGGTGATCATCCAGTACAGAGCTGGGTTGTCCACCCGCCGGATGCTCAATAACCCCCGCCGGAACCCCTCGAACCGCTCGCGAAGCCGCAGGCGGTCGTTGAGGCGAGCGCCCAGCCCACGGTCCAGCAGGTAACGCAGGCCTAGGTACGTTACGGCGGCCAGCATTAGCCCGGCAACGCCCACACCGACCCACTGCCCAGCCGACAGGGCAGATAACCAGGTCGGGAGTTGCAGGTACGTTTGGGCGTAGGCCAGCAACCGGCCCGACTCGAGCAGCAAAGTGACCGTCAGGAAAACGGCCGTGGCCAGCAGATCAACCAGCCGCTCGGTGATGATCGACCCCACACTTTCGGTGATGGGTACGTTGTCGGAGCGTTGCAG comes from Fibrella aestuarina BUZ 2 and encodes:
- a CDS encoding lysylphosphatidylglycerol synthase transmembrane domain-containing protein → MNKTLKQVLAVALALGLLIYALRGMPLTSLLDQLRQAAPAWIALTTLTMGLQTVLRALRWRMLLQGLGHQPSTGRALSAMLAGSASGLVIPGSGELLRCTLLQRSDNVPITESVGSIITERLVDLLATAVFLTVTLLLESGRLLAYAQTYLQLPTWLSALSAGQWVGVGVAGLMLAAVTYLGLRYLLDRGLGARLNDRLRLRERFEGFRRGLLSIRRVDNPALYWMITGTIHALSLVVLASLFRALPITAKLPLSASLTTFALTSMGSLTIPTQANIGSYHFLASRGLLAYGVPLLTGTIWATFSHAVITLVNLLFSALGFVAALRFLKKPIESPPVEQA
- the lpcA gene encoding D-sedoheptulose 7-phosphate isomerase, which codes for MHDIILTELTEARSVLDTFLADPAHIDAIAQAARLMADALRDGHKIISCGNGGSHCDAMHFAEELSGRYRGERRSLAAIAVSDPSHMSCVGNDYGYESVFSRFVEGLGQTGDVLLGLSTSGNSGNIIRAVEAARAKGMKVVLLTGKDGGKLAGQADVEVRVPHFGFADRIQEVHIKVIHLFILLIEQQLGLA
- the upp gene encoding uracil phosphoribosyltransferase; the protein is MFVFAQQASIANQYIAELRDLRLQADRARFRRNLERLGELTAYEISRTMAYQNGTVQTPLAVAESQTLLQQPVLATIMRAGLPFHQGFLNVFDQADNAFAGAYRTAARRQPDTDELDENEFDIVMEYISSPDLSGRTLILIDPMLATGRSLEQVYHSLLRYGIPAQTHIAAAIASPEGVRYVQTQLPQCHLWLGAIDSHLNAHYYIVPGLGDAGDLAFGGKI
- a CDS encoding OmpA family protein — translated: MKFLVGAVLCVVTTGTMQAQLRISLSPKSDPPSANRRPPASRPIHQTSQLRVTETAPHLAPVAADNGVASLAPTVTAPVKPPTYDPNTGVPAAFKTYEQVDFVQAKQLRLLDDFAQTPVGEFPARWRTNSMGEIVTLDDDPAHWLALGKAGQFSPEAITDLPDQFTLQFDLACSHAFSFYSTGLYVTFAALTNPANEYTQWGAMAGGDRGVTLLLHPMNAAGRQGMSELTVRANREPVLHREKPVSTFWALGRNIVTVSICRQQQRLRVYVNEEKVWDVPEAFQPGVPYNSLVFGIGAMHRDEDSYYLGNLRFAVGDPAMQQHLRTEGRCTAGGIQFEPGDATLKPIAYASLKEVADWLTQAPQRHVQIVCHTNSDGDEQANRLLAKRRADVVRAALVSQFAIRADRLTTDGQGEAQPIAPNDTPEGRATNQRVEFIVSR